DNA from bacterium:
AACGACTTCATAGCAATCTTTCCTTACGCAGCCGATGGCGCTACTCGATCATCATTCCGATGCGTGACCACCGTATGTCGAAGTTATCGTCAGAAGCGGTGGACCAGTACACCATGAGCGCTTTTCCTATGACATACTCGCGCGGAACAAATCCCCATTGACGGCTGTCGTAGCTGCGATCGCGGTTGTCGCCCATTGCGAAGAGTGTACCTTCAGGAACCTTTACCGGGCCGTAGTTATCACGGCTGCCTGCGTTTTTTGGAAATACGGTTTCATACCCTTTGTCGCGCGGAATGATGTCGGGGTCTTCATATTTTAATCCCGGCGGATCAACGATGTCGCTGAGCGGCGCGCCGTCAACATAGACAATTTTGTTTTTGATCTCAACCGTCTGCCCTGCAACGGCGACGCACCGTTTGATGTAATCGACCAGAGGATCGGGCGGAAATTTGAAAACGATTACATCGCCGGAACGCGGTTCACGTAATGCGGGCAATTGATACTGCGGAATTTTTATTTCCGTAAACGGGATTTTGTCGGGTGTTTTCGCTCCGTACACAAATTTATTAACCAACAGGAGGTCGCCAACTAGCAGCGTGTTTTCCATGGATCCGGTTGGAATTTTAAATGCCTGGAGAAAAAAAATCCGTATGATATATGCAAAAAGAAGGGCGTACAAGGCAATCTGAAAGAGCTCAAGCGTTTTGCTTTTTTCTTTTTTTGAAGCCTCTGCGATGGAAGGTTTGTCCGGCGGGGAAGTTTCTTCCGAATTCATAGGCAAAACCAGGCTGCTATCAGGCAGTTCGTTAATAGACATAAAATTTATCTGATGATTGTTCCAATACGTTTCCAGTTCACTTTGGAAAGATTAAGCGTACTGAATAATTTAAGAATATAGTTGGTCTGTTTGGCGGCTTCTACATTGGACCAGTAAATGAATAGTCCCTCGCCGGCGACATGATCGCGCGGAACCGGGCCCCAAAAACGGCTGTCCAAACTATTGTCGCGATTATCGCCCATCATAAAATAATAATCCTGGCCGACTTCATACGAGTCCGCTTTGATTCCGTCCACATAGTATCCGTCGGCGCGCCGTTCAAATTGTTTATGGTCGCGCAGCGCGAGGTATTTAATAAAGTCGTCGTTATTTGGAGAGATCGTGATCAAATCTCCCTTCGCTGGAATACGCAGAGGCCCGAAGTTCTCGCCCGTTCCCATTGTTTTTGGAAATACGTCGCTCGTGGCGCCGGAATTTGGATCGTAAGGGTAATAATGGATTCCAGGAAAATCAAAACTTTCAGAAAACAATTTCCCGTCCACATATAATTCTTTATTTTTTATTTCCAGTGTTTGTCCTGCCGCCGCGACGCATCGTTTTATATAATCTAACCCCAGCTGGCCTTCCATATTGGCCAGTTCCGGATGAGGAAACCGAAACACAACCACGTCTCCTTGTTCAGGTTCCTTGAACGATGGAAACCGGTAACGCGGCAGCTGAATGCCCGTGAAAGGAATGTTTTCCGGCGTCTGAGCGCCGTAGACGCACTTATTTACAAATATAAAATCGCCTACCAGCAGAGTGCTGACCATGGAACTCGTTGGAATAGTGAATGCCTGCAGAAAGAATGTTTGCACAAAATAGAAAACACCCAACGCCCACGCAAACGATTTTACGGATTCCGTCGTTTTTTCTTTGAAGGTTTGTTCTTTTTTTATTTCCTGCTGTTGAGCACGGAGCGCTGCGGTTTTAGAGTTCTTGTCTTTTAACTGGTCTTTTATCATAAAATATTACCCTTTTAAATACAATGGAAAACGCGGCTTAGTTACATAAATTCAGATGAAGAAACAAGTTTTATTTCTGCCTTAGTTTGTTTTTGATCTTGTCGGCGATAAACGGGGGAACAAATGATTGTATGTCGCCTCCGAACGACGCTACTTCCTTAACAATACTTGAATTCAAATAAGTATATTTTTCTCCCGGCATCATTAAGATGGTGACGACTTCCTGCGCCAAACGGCGATTGACATGCGCCATTTGAAGTTCGTATTCGAAATCGGATATGACGCGAAGTCCGCGAATCAGCGCTTTTGCCTGACGATCCTTGGCGAACTGTACCAGTAAACCGTCAAAACTTTCGCAGGTCACATTCGGCCAAGATTTAACGGCTTCGCGGATCATATCCTCTCGTTCCTCCGCGGTAAATAACGGCGTCTTTTTCGGGTTTTTTGCTACAGTTACAATGACACGGTCAAAGAGCGCCGCTGCGCGTTCGATAATGTCAATGTGACCGAACGTCAAAGGATCAAAAGTTCCGGGGTACAATGCTGTTTTCATATAAACCTTATACGTTTTTCAATAAAATTGTTACAAGCGATTCGCCCCATTTTCTCTGCTTATATAATGAAAAATCCTTGAAAGTTTCGAATGGAACAAACGGTTCGCCCGGCGCCGTCTCTATGACCAGTACGCCGTGAGGATTCATGCAATCAAACTTTATGATCTTTTCAATAAGAACGTTGCCGATTCTCTGTTCATAAGGCGGGTCAGCTAAAATGATATCGAATTTTTTACCCTTCTCCAAGAAACTGAGTGCGTCAGCCTGTACCACCTGAACGGTATTTCCCAGATTGGTTATCGCAATGTTCTTATTAATGATCGTGATCGCGCGCGGCGCTAGTTCAACAAACGTCACATCGGAACTGCCCCGGCTAAGCGCTTCAATACCCAAGCTGCCGGTTCCTGAAAACAAATCGCAAACGGAACATTGTGAAATATCTTTTAAATTAGCGAGGCAATTGTAAATGAATTCTTTGACGATGTCTTTGGTAGGACGAACAAATTCGACGTTTAAATCGGATAAAATCAAACCGCGGCGTTGTCCTGCGATGATGCGCATAATTAGCTCAGCCTTCGCCGAGAATTATTTACCATCCGTTGCAGCGGTGTCTGAAACGGTCGTAGGAATCAAGACATTGTAATCGAAGAGAATCACATCCGGCTTCATCTTCTTTATATCTTTTTGCCTGGGGTCTCTAAGAGCGAAAGTTATTTCATATCTGGTCATTTCAATATTCAGGCTCAGCTTCGACAGGGTCGTTGCGAATTTCAAAAAATTTTCCATTTGGCCCGTTAATTTACATTGGACGCTATGTTTCCCCATGATAACGCCTTTTGACTCTTTTGATTTCCCCGTATCGTCGGCTTGTAAAGCATCGGATAAAGCAAGCAGCTTGATTTTCTTTTTCGCTTTTTCCAAAGGAATATAAACGGTGTTAATGGTGTCGGTTTCGGCCCCGGTGGTTAAAC
Protein-coding regions in this window:
- the lepB gene encoding signal peptidase I, whose translation is MNSEETSPPDKPSIAEASKKEKSKTLELFQIALYALLFAYIIRIFFLQAFKIPTGSMENTLLVGDLLLVNKFVYGAKTPDKIPFTEIKIPQYQLPALREPRSGDVIVFKFPPDPLVDYIKRCVAVAGQTVEIKNKIVYVDGAPLSDIVDPPGLKYEDPDIIPRDKGYETVFPKNAGSRDNYGPVKVPEGTLFAMGDNRDRSYDSRQWGFVPREYVIGKALMVYWSTASDDNFDIRWSRIGMMIE
- the lepB gene encoding signal peptidase I; this encodes MIKDQLKDKNSKTAALRAQQQEIKKEQTFKEKTTESVKSFAWALGVFYFVQTFFLQAFTIPTSSMVSTLLVGDFIFVNKCVYGAQTPENIPFTGIQLPRYRFPSFKEPEQGDVVVFRFPHPELANMEGQLGLDYIKRCVAAAGQTLEIKNKELYVDGKLFSESFDFPGIHYYPYDPNSGATSDVFPKTMGTGENFGPLRIPAKGDLITISPNNDDFIKYLALRDHKQFERRADGYYVDGIKADSYEVGQDYYFMMGDNRDNSLDSRFWGPVPRDHVAGEGLFIYWSNVEAAKQTNYILKLFSTLNLSKVNWKRIGTIIR
- the coaD gene encoding pantetheine-phosphate adenylyltransferase, translating into MKTALYPGTFDPLTFGHIDIIERAAALFDRVIVTVAKNPKKTPLFTAEEREDMIREAVKSWPNVTCESFDGLLVQFAKDRQAKALIRGLRVISDFEYELQMAHVNRRLAQEVVTILMMPGEKYTYLNSSIVKEVASFGGDIQSFVPPFIADKIKNKLRQK
- the rsmD gene encoding 16S rRNA (guanine(966)-N(2))-methyltransferase RsmD, whose amino-acid sequence is MRIIAGQRRGLILSDLNVEFVRPTKDIVKEFIYNCLANLKDISQCSVCDLFSGTGSLGIEALSRGSSDVTFVELAPRAITIINKNIAITNLGNTVQVVQADALSFLEKGKKFDIILADPPYEQRIGNVLIEKIIKFDCMNPHGVLVIETAPGEPFVPFETFKDFSLYKQRKWGESLVTILLKNV